The following are encoded together in the Chlorocebus sabaeus isolate Y175 chromosome 12, mChlSab1.0.hap1, whole genome shotgun sequence genome:
- the SAXO1 gene encoding stabilizer of axonemal microtubules 1 encodes MEGLTTSRRDFGPHKVAPVKAHQYDQFVPSEENMDLLTTYKKDYSPYTVCRVDPIKPRDSKYPYSNKMEYLPTYKADYLPWNQPRRQPLRLEHKYQPASVRFDNRTTHQDDYPIKGLVKTVSCKPLAMPKLCNIPLEDVTNYKMSYVAHPVEKRFVHEAEKFRPCEIPFESLTTHKQSYRGLMGEPAKSLKPLARPPGLDMPFSNTTEFRDKYQAWPTPQMFSKAPITYVPPEDRMDLLTTVQAHYTYPKGVPAQSCRPAPQIRKSGRFEGSSTTKDDYKQWSSIRTEPVKPIPQLDFPTEPLDCLTTTRAHYVPHPLMNTKSCKPHWSGPRGNVPVEGQTTYTISFTPKEMSRCLASYLEPPGYTFEEVDALGHRIYKPVSQAGSQQSSHLSVDDSENPSQRKLEVSA; translated from the exons GAGAGATTTTGGGCCTCACAAAGTGGCACCAGTGAAGGCCCACCAGTATGACCAGTTCGTCCCAAGTGAAGAGAATATGGATTTGCTCACGACGTATAAGAAAGATTACAGTCCCTACACTGTCTGTCGAGTGGACCCCATCAAACCTCGGGACAGTAAATATCCATATAGCAACAAGATGGAGTATTTGCCTACTTATAAAG cTGATTATTTGCCTTGGAACCAACCAAGGCGGCAACCACTTCGTCTGGAACACAAATACCAGCCAGCATCAGTCAGGTTTGATAATAGGACCACACACCAGGACGATTACCCCATAAAAGGCCTTGTGAAGACCGTGAGCTGTAAACCTCTGGCCATGCCAAAGCTCTGTAACATCCCCTTGGAGGATGTGACTAACTACAAGATGAGCTACGTGGCCCACCCCGTGGAGAAGCGCTTTGTGCACGAAGCAGAGAAGTTCAGGCCCTGTGAAATCCCCTTTGAAAGCCTTACCACTCATAAACAATCCTACCGGGGCCTGATGGGTGAGCCTGCCAAGAGCTTGAAACCTCTAGCCAGGCCCCCTGGGCTAGACATGCCTTTCTCTAACACCACTGAGTTTCGAGATAAGTACCAAGCTTGGCCAACGCCCCAGATGTTCTCCAAAGCTCCCATCACCTACGTCCCTCCTGAAGACAGGATGGATCTTCTGACAACAGTGCAGGCCCATTACACATACCCTAAGGGTGTCCCAGCTCAGTCCTGCCGACCTGCACCTCAGATTAGGAAAAGCGGTCGCTTTGAAGGCTCTTCCACCACCAAGGATGACTACAAGCAGTGGTCCAGCATTCGCACAGAGCCAGTCAAGCCCATTCCCCAGCTGGACTTTCCCACCGAGCCCTTGGACTGCCTGACCACCACTCGGGCCCACTATGTGCCCCACCCGCTTATGAATACCAAAAGCTGTAAGCCTCATTGGTCTGGCCCTCGAGGAAATGTCCCTGTGGAAGGCCAGACCACCTACACCATCAGCTTTACTCCCAAGGAAATGAGCAGGTGCCTAGCTTCATATCTTGAGCCTCCTGGCTACACCTTTGAGGAAGTGGATGCTTTGGGGCACAGGATATACAAGCCGGTTTCCCAGGCAGGCTCTCAGCAGAGCAGCCATCTTTCTGTGGATGATTCAGAAAACCCCAGCCAGAGGAAGTTGGAAGTGTCAGCctga